From Miscanthus floridulus cultivar M001 chromosome 15, ASM1932011v1, whole genome shotgun sequence, the proteins below share one genomic window:
- the LOC136506722 gene encoding uncharacterized protein, translated as MIDSEYAIPDDAVNNPAPSVSKSGKPFDLQPVSPISPIGYNAPTLATLTHQKIRAKTITSKSKLATARATPSAAATTLVKAFKGVRAAAGSSSAIPPISSTTSSDKPSEQQMGTSANVPEVQASQPTSADAPQPTIADAQAKRKALTDVEAQPKRQKSTPTPTSAPMSSVIIPQEPTTDEVAEDIPSASSADPPHGIL; from the exons atgatcgactctgaatacgccatccccgatgatgca gttaacaacccagcaccatctgtgagcaaaagtgggaaacccttcgatcttcagcctgtttccccgatatcaccgatcggctacaacgcccctacCTTGGctactttgactcaccagaagatccgtgccaagaccatcacctccaagtccaaattggctacagctagggccactccatcggctgctgctacaaccttggtcaaggcattcaaa ggggtaagagccgctgctggatcgtcatcggcaattcctccgatatcaagcaccacttcttctgacaaaccttcagag caacaaatgggtacatcggcaaacgtaccagaggtccaagcttcacaaccaacaagtgccgatgccccccagccaaccattgccgatgcccaagcaaagcgcaaagccttgacAGAtgtcgaggcacagccaaaacgacagaagtccacgccgacccccacatctgccccaatgtcatcggtcatcataccccaagagccaaccaccgatgaggttgcagaggatatcccatcggcaagctcagccgatcccccacacggcatactctag